The Intrasporangium calvum DSM 43043 sequence GCACACTCGACGAAGTAGGGCGCCGCTGGCCGGGGTCCCCACCACCTACCCCTCGTCGAGGGTGCAGTTCGTGCCACCTCACCGCGCGTCGAGTGTGCAGCACCGACCCGCTCCCCACGCGCGGCGGGTCCTGGGCGGGGCGGCTGCCGTCTTCGCACTGGCGACGACGTTCCTTCTCGGGCTGCAGCTGGCCAGTGGAACCGATGTCACCGGCACCTCCTTGGGCGACCGCCAGGCGGCTGCCCAGGCCGAACCGCCGCGACCACCAGACCCGGAACGACAGGCCGTCCCGGCCGCCGCGGACCCCGCCCCCACGGGAAGGCCGACCGACGTGCCGGCGACGCCCAGCAGCCCCGCGACCACCAGCGATCCTGGCGCGCCGCCGACGGGCACGGTCCCGCCCCCACCTCCCGGACCTTCCGGACCAGTGGTGACCACGCCACCTGAGGGGCCCTCACCGAGCGACACCCCTACCAGCCCCACCACCGGTTCGACGTGATCGATCGGCGCATGACCCCGTCGATCACATCGAACCAGGTCAGCTCTCGATGCTGAGCTTGATCCGCCCGCTCTCGATGTCGGCGGCATCGACGTGCACCTGGACCGTCTGGCCCTCCTCCGCCCTCCCTGTCGCCCGGGCCACGACGGCCAGGTCGATGAGCTGGACGATGACGTGCTTCTCGTTCTGGTCGACGACGACACCCTCGAGGCTGGAACCGACGTAGGACCGCAGCTCGGCCGCCTCCACCGCATCGGTGCAGGCCCGCTCGACACCGCTGGCCCGCCGGTCGGAGGCCGTCATGATCTCCGGGATCGTCGGAAGGGCGGACAGTGCCCAGGCGGGGACCTCGGTGCCCGCGGACAGCGCCTCGCAGACGACGAGCCCGAAGCGGTCGACGAGGCGTCGCAACGGTGCCGTGACGTGGGCATAGGGGTTCGCGACGGCGGAGTGGGCGGGCTGGTCGGGGACGGCGCCCTGGAACGGGGTGTAGCCGGCGCCCCGAAACAGGGCCGTCGCCTCGTGGACCAGGGCCAGGTGCTTCGGGTTGTCCCGGTCGAGGGTCCGCAGGAACTCGCCGTAGCTCATCTCCTGCGACCAGGGGACCCCGGCGCCCGCAGCCTGCCTCCGGAACCGTTTGACGTCACGCGGGTCGGGGTCGGGCATGGTGCGCAGGATGCCCACCTTGCCGCGCAACATCAGGTCGGCCGCCCCCATGCCGGTGAGCAGGGAGATCTGGGCGTTCCAGTCCTCCGAGGCGAGCAGCGGCCGGAAGCTGACGGTGAAGCCGCCTTTGCCGTCATCGGCCACCTCCTGGTCCGGCAGCGGCAGAGATGCACCACCTCGTTTGCGCTCCAAGGCGATCCGCTTCTCGCCGACCTCCTTGAGCAGCTTCAGCACTGCCTCGGCGGAGCCGTCGTCGACGAGGCGCTGCACCTCTGCGTAGTCGTAGCGTCGGACACTTCGGACGAGAGCCCGCTCGACGGTCACCTCGATGCCCTCGCCGTCAGCCGCCAGGACCAGGTCCCAGACGAACGCTGGACGCACCTGGTCCGGCAACAGGCTGGCGGCGCCCTCACTCACCTCGGGCGGATGGAGCTGCACGCGCTTGTCCGGACAGTAGATGGTCTGGCCGCGGCGCCTGGACTCCTCGTCGATCGGCCCCCCGGGTGTGACGAAGGCAGGGACGTCGGCGATGGCGTAGCGGACGCGGTAACCGTCGCCCTGTCGCTCGATGTGCATCGCCTGGTCGAGGTCCTGGGAGCCCGCCGGGTCGATGGTGATGAACGGGATGTCAGTGAGGTCACGGGTGGGCAGCTGCGCGGCGGCCGCCGCCCCCCGGGCCTCGGCGAGGACGTCCGCGGGGAACTCCTCGGGCACCTCGAACTCGTCCCGGATCGCCTCGAAACGCTGCAGGAGAGCAGCCCCCGGCCCACTCGGCGGCTCTGCCCGGCGATAGACGATGTGTCGTTTGGCCATGGCGCAACCCTACGCAGAAGGGATCCCGCCGCGGCTTAGGCTGTCCGGCGTGCTCATCCTCCTGCCACCCTCCGAAGGCAAGACACCACGTCGTCGGGGTCGGCCCCTCGACCTCGCGACCCTGTCCTTCCCCGAGCTCACCAGCCTGCGGTCGGCGGTCATCGGGAGCGCCGAGGAGGTCAGCGCCCGGCCGGACGCGCACCGGCTCCTCGGGGTGAGTCCCGCCCTCGTCGAGGAGGTCGCCCGCAACACCCGACTACGCACCGCCGCCGCCGCGCCGGCCGGAGAGGTGTACACCGGGGTGTTGTACGACGCCCTCGACCTCCCGTCGCTCGACCCGGCGTCGAAGCGTCGAGCCAACCGTCGGATCCTCGTCTTCTCGGCGCTCTTCGGGGCGCTGCGACCCACGGACCGGATCCCCGCGTACCGGCTCAACCCGTCGGCCCGGCTGCCTGACGTCGGGGACCTGACGCACGCGTGGCGTCTCGCCCTGACGCCGGTCCTCGACCGAGAGGCAGGGTCTGCGCGACTGGTCGTCGACTGCCGCTCCAGCACCTATGTCGCGATGTGGAACCCGAGGGGCGCGCTTGCCGAGCGACGGGTGCACGTCACCGTTCCGGGAGCATCGCACCTGGCCAAGCACACGCGTGGCCTCGTGGCGCGACACCTCGTGCGGCTGGCGGCCCGGCCGCGCCACCCCGAGGACCTGGTGCCACTGCTCGAGGCGGACTTCGTCGTCCGCCTCTCGGAACCGGACCGGCCCGGCCGTCCCTGGCAGCTCGCCGCCACCGCTCGCCCCTGACGCCCCTGACGCCCCTGACGCCCCTGAATCCCGCCCTTGACGCCCGGCCGGTTCGAGGTGATCGGCGACTCCCAGGAGTCGCACCACACCTCGAACGAGGACTCGGCGGGTCTCGGCTAGCGGAGGGCCTGCCCCAGGTCGTCGACGAGGTCGCGCACGTCCTCGAGCCCGACCGAGACGCGCAGTACCCCGTCCGTGATCCCGACCGCGGCCCGAGCCTCCGGCGACAGTCGACGATGCGTCGTCGTCGCGGGGTGCGTGACGAGCGACTTCGCATCACCGAGGTTGTTCGAGATGTCGATGACCTCGAGCGCGTTCATCACGGCGAACGCGTCCGCCTTGCCGCCGTCGATCTCGAACGTCACGACGGTGCCGCCCGCACCCATCTGACGCAGGGCGAGCTCGTGCTGCGGGTGGGACTCGAGGAAGGGGTGCACCACTCGCCGCACCCGTGGGTGGGACTCGAGGAAGCGCGCGACCTCGAGGCAGCTCGCGGCCATCCGCTCGACCCGCAGGGACATCGTCTCGAGGCCCTTGACGAGCACCCAGGCGTTGAAGGGTGACATGGCCGGACCCGTGTGGCGCATGAG is a genomic window containing:
- a CDS encoding RNB domain-containing ribonuclease, producing MAKRHIVYRRAEPPSGPGAALLQRFEAIRDEFEVPEEFPADVLAEARGAAAAAQLPTRDLTDIPFITIDPAGSQDLDQAMHIERQGDGYRVRYAIADVPAFVTPGGPIDEESRRRGQTIYCPDKRVQLHPPEVSEGAASLLPDQVRPAFVWDLVLAADGEGIEVTVERALVRSVRRYDYAEVQRLVDDGSAEAVLKLLKEVGEKRIALERKRGGASLPLPDQEVADDGKGGFTVSFRPLLASEDWNAQISLLTGMGAADLMLRGKVGILRTMPDPDPRDVKRFRRQAAGAGVPWSQEMSYGEFLRTLDRDNPKHLALVHEATALFRGAGYTPFQGAVPDQPAHSAVANPYAHVTAPLRRLVDRFGLVVCEALSAGTEVPAWALSALPTIPEIMTASDRRASGVERACTDAVEAAELRSYVGSSLEGVVVDQNEKHVIVQLIDLAVVARATGRAEEGQTVQVHVDAADIESGRIKLSIES
- a CDS encoding YaaA family protein, translated to MLILLPPSEGKTPRRRGRPLDLATLSFPELTSLRSAVIGSAEEVSARPDAHRLLGVSPALVEEVARNTRLRTAAAAPAGEVYTGVLYDALDLPSLDPASKRRANRRILVFSALFGALRPTDRIPAYRLNPSARLPDVGDLTHAWRLALTPVLDREAGSARLVVDCRSSTYVAMWNPRGALAERRVHVTVPGASHLAKHTRGLVARHLVRLAARPRHPEDLVPLLEADFVVRLSEPDRPGRPWQLAATARP